TACATTGATCAAGTCTACAAACTCCACGGCCTGTCCTGAAGCTATCATTTTCGACAGAGATGCAGTTTTTACCAATAAGGTTTGGCAAGAGATCTTCAAGTTGCAAGGCGTGGAATTGAAGATGATTTCATCCCACCATCCGCAAACCAATGGCCAAACGAAGCGTGTCCAATGTCTCGAAACCTACTTGCCCCGCTTTGTGCACAACACCCCCGCCAACTGGAGCAGATGGTTAGCTTTGGCTGAATTCTGGTACAACTCGACATACCATTCTACCCTCAACAAAGCACCGTTCTCGGTGGTTTACGACCAAGAACCACGACACCTGTGACTGCTTCCTGACCAAGCAACACCGGTTCCAGAGCTAAACAAATGGCTGGAGGAGCGTCAAGAAATGCAAGACCTCTTAAGGCAACATTTTCTCTGCGCAAAACAGATTATGAAAAGTCGGGCCAATAAGAAGCGACCCCACCAGGAATTTCAGGTTGGCGACCAGGTCTTCCTCAGGTTACAACCATACATTTAGACATTGTTTGCGCACCCAGCCAACCACAAGCTCAGCTTCAAGTTCTTTGGACCGTATCCGGTGGTCCGACGGGTGAACGAGGTGACGTATGAGCTGGAGCTACCAGAAGGATGCTCGATCTTTCTAGTCCTCCATGTGTCGCAACTTCGCAAGGCTTTGCCCCCAGGTGCGAGCGCATCCTAATCTCTTCCATCACTTTCTAATGTTGTGAATGTTCCTGTGGAGATATTGGACAAACACTCGTGCCGCGGCTTGAACAAGATGTGGGAGCAAGGCCTGATTCGCTGGCAAGACAACCAAGCTACACTGGATACCTGGGAGGTCCTTGAAGATCTTCGCGTCGCTTCCCTACTACTGCGACTTGGGAACAAGTTGTGTGTGAAGAAAAAGAAGGTGTTGGCGACCACACTATACAAGGGCAGACAGAAGGAAGAGCTACACCAGGCTggcccgagagagagagaggatgttcACTGGGCCCAATGGGTCTCCTACATGCCACAAGTTCACTGGGCCCAATGGGTCTCCTACATGTTCAGCCCAAATGAACCCGTAGGTGAGGGCATCCCGGCTAAGGGATCGGGCATCGGCGGCGGCAGGCGTGTGTGTTCCTCTGTATCGAGCTGCGCTcgcgatcctcttcttccccttccccaagTTGTACTCGAATCAAGTCTGTAATCGCCATAGATCGAAGAGGGAGAACCAGAGAGTGCCTCACAGACGGAGAAGAAATGTCTCGCTTCCTCCTgcgccgcttcctctgctcctcttcCTCCACCACTCCCGCAGCTGGCGCAGGTTTCATCCGCGAGCTCGCCACCCTCCTCGCCGCTGGCCGCTTCTACGCCTCCGTCGACCTGGCGAAATCACTCCTCCTCTCCTCCCAGCCACCAGCCACCTCCGTCCCCGACCTCTATCACGCCCTTGTCTCCACCGCTGCCGCCTCCCTATTCGACCCGCATCCCCCATCCTTCCTCTCCGACGCCGCCTCCGCGCTCGTCGTTGCCTCCGCTCGGCTTGGCCTCCCCGACGGCGCACTCCGGCTACTTTCCCTCCTCGCCGACGCCCGCGCAACTCTGCCGTCCCTATCCTCCTGCAACCTCCTCCTTGAGTCCCTCCTCTCCCTCGGCCGCCACGCCGACGTGCGCCGGGCGTTCGACCTCCTAAATGCCGCCGGGGCACGCCCCGACACCTTCACATGGAACAAGGCCATCCAGGCGTGCGTCGTGGCAGGTGATGTCGACGAGGCTGTCCGGATGCTTCGTCGGATGGATTGTGAAGGCCACGGCGCCCCAGCGCCCAACGCCTTCTCATACAATGTGGTCATCGCTGGACTGTGGAGAGCAGGAAGGGGTAGTGACGCTGtcgaggtgtttgatgaaatgggaGAGAGGGCTGTGTTGCCAAGTCATATCACGTACAATACGATGATTGATGGACACATCAAGATAGGGGACTTGGAGGCTGGTTTTAGGCTGCGGGATCAGATGTTGCATCATGGCCTGAAGCCGAATATGATCACTTACAATGTGCTGTTGTCAGGGCTGTGCCGTGCTGGCAGGATAGGCGAGACGGCCACAGTGTTGCATGAAATGATGTCACGAAAGATGGTTCCGGACTGTTTCACATATAGCATTCTGTTCGATGGTTATTCCAGAGTTGGAGACTCGCAGGCAATGCTTTCCTTGTTTGAGGAGTCTGTGAAGAAGGGTGTGAAGATTGGGGCTTATACTTTTAGTATTTTGCTGAATGGTCTTTGCAACGATGGCAAAATTTCAAAGGCAGAAGAGGTACTGCAGACGTTTGTAAATGCAGGACAACTCCCAACAAGGGTTATCTACAACACTCTTATCAATGGGTATTGTCAGATTGGAGAGCTTGAAGGGGCCTTCTCAACCTTTCAGCAGATGAAATCACGCCTTGTTAGTCCAGATCACATCACCTATAATGCACTAATAAACGGTTTGGGTAAGGCTGAAAGGATCACAGAAGCACATGCTTTGGTCACAGAGATGGAGAAGAATGGAGTGAGTCCTAGTGTGGAAACTTTCAATACGCTTATTGATGCATATGGAAGGGATGGGCAGCTTGAAAAATGTTTCGTTCTACTTTCTGATATGCGAGAGAAGGGGCTAAAGCCAAATGTGGTCTCCTATGGTTCAATTGTCAATACCTTTTGCAAGAATGGGAAAATCCCGGAAGCAGTAGCTATTTTGGATGATATGTTCCATAAAGATGTTTTACCAGGTGCACAGGTGTACAATGCGATCATAGATGCATATATAGACTGTGATGCCACTGAACAGGCTTTTACTCTAGCTGAAAAGATGAAGACTAGTGGGGTACCTCCAAGTATAGTTACATGCAATTTGCTGATAAAAGGCCTTTGCAAGCAGTCTCGGATATCTGAAGCAGAGGAACTAATTCACAGCTTAAGAAATCATGGATTAACTCCTGATGTTGTCGGCTATAATACTCTAATATCAGCATGCTGCTACAGGAGCAACACTGATAGAGCTTTGGAGCTTCAGAAAGAAATGTGCAAGTGTGGCATCAAACCTTCATCGAGAACATATCGTATTCTTCTGAGTGCATTGGGTGGTGCAAGAAGAATACATGAGATGGAAAATCTGTATAAAGAAATGTTGGACAAGGATGTTGTTCCTTGCAGTCGCATTTATGATATCATGGTTGAGGCCTATGTGAAATGTGGGGATGAATCTAAGGTAGAAGCTCTGAGGAAGGATTTCTCGGAAAAAGGGACATCAATTGATTATGACACATCCGTGACTTAGTGTGAGTTGAATACAAGTATAGTGAGTCCAATTTCAAAACGTTGAATTTGTTGCTCAGTAACCCAATTATCAGAAGTATTTCTTTTGTTTACCTAGTGAATCTTCAGAATGAATAGCCATTGATTACACATACAACGTCAACAGGCTGTTGCAGTTTCTCCGACTGCGAAATCATTAGCTGCCTATCCCAGGTCTCCTTTCCAAGTATGTCATACCCCTGGCACTTGCATTCTGTACAAATACACTCTTATTTTCATCAAAATGGCCTAATATTTCAAATTAACTGACTTTGTTAGCTGAGAACTCCGAAGATTGTGAATGCTCCGAATGGGGAGGTAAAATCACCACCAGTAAGCGAAAAGAACATTACCAAATAGATGAATTATAATTCAAAAAGTAACTGCTATAACAAATAAATTTTCTATATTAATACCTTTGTGCAGGATGTAACCCCCATCTCACTGAATCTCAAAGAACTTGAGGCTGAGGAGAAGCCTCAAAAATCACTTAACGAGAAGCAACAGGTGTGCTACTTGTTGACTACACCTTTGTTTGTTTAATCTTTCCGAGTTATataccttttttttcttctttgacCCTGAAATTGTATCATTTATGTTTCTAATGAGATTTCTTTTTCATCATAAATATTTTTTTGTTAacatcatatatgtatgtatgtttgaATTCTATGCTCCAGGAAAGCCAAGACCTGCTAATCAAGTGTGTATCACAAGATTTGGGATTCCCAGTGGTAGGGCTATTGCAGCTTGCATTATATAGAGGTGTCTTCTGCATTGGAGATCATTTGAAGTTGAAAGAACTGGTGTTTTTGACCGTGTTATTCAAACGATAGGCTCTGCTATAGAGGTAGGTAATACCTATCGCTTGTTTTTTTGAGAACCATTCTTTCTGGGAGAAATACTCATATTTTGTTTAGTTTGATTTAATGAACTGATATCTTAGGCCTTCATGATAGACCTTGAGTAACACATATAAATAGAAGGGGTAATAACAAAATTTAAAATTGAAAATGCTGCAACAGCATAAGTTTACATTTCCTTTTTCCGTTTATTCTATATGGATACTGCTATACAGTCATGTTCGAATTGTTCCTTTCCAAAGGTCCAGGACAATAACGACAAGTTAGCGTATTGGCTCTCCTATTCATCCacattactcctacttctacaacgGACACTGAAAACAACTGGAGCAGCTGGACTCACTCCTCAGAGGCGAAGGTCAACTGCTACATCTTTTGGGAGGTTTTTTTCGGTAAAACATCTTTATCCTGCCCTTGCTAGTTTTATAGTCTGAGAAATTCTTAATTTTGTTGTTTTTGAATACACAAGGGAATTCGAGCTTCACCACAAAGTGCTGCGCGACCTTTTCATGGTAGCCGCTTGATTGGACAACTAGGTGATCTTTGTCAAGTTGGAGCCAAGTATCCTGCTCTGCTTTTCAACCAACAGCTTACAGCTTTCCTCGAGAAGATATATGGAATGATTAGAGACAATCTGAAGAAAGAGATATCTCCATTGCTTGGTCTTTGCATCCAGTTATGATTTATTGGCACTAGAATTCCTTTTATTTTACAGAAAAACAGTAACTTCAGGGTTAATTTTTTACTGTTACATGTTTTACAGGCACCAAGAACATCTCGTGCAAGTTTCATAAAAGGATCTCGTTCTCAAGCAAATGCCTTGGCCCAACAAACTCTGATCGCACATTGGCAGAGTATTGTGAAAATATTAACAAACTACCTGAATGTTTTGGAAGTCAATTATGTATGTAACCTAAAACTCTAAATGGACACACTATTTTTAAGTATGTATGCATTAACATGTATTTTATTGATACGTCAGGTCCCTTCATTTTTAATCAGCAAGGTGTTCTGTTCACTCAGATATTTTCGTTTATTAATGTCCAGCTGTTCAATAGGTAAGAGATGGCTCTTGCACTACCGGCCGTATATTTTACTTCTTCCCGTTAGGATTTTAAGATATCCTGTATCTTGCAGTCTGCTTCTCCGACGTGAGTGCTGTTCATTTAGCAAGGAGAATATGTCAAAGCTGGATTGGCTGAGTTAGAGCAGTGGTGCATTTATGCCACTGAAGAGGTAGTACTGGTGATTTTTTTTCCTGGTGATATTTAATTCGTGTGCTAATTTTATGTGGTGCACAGTATGCAGGTTCTTCCTGGGAAGAGCTGAAGCATATTAGGCAGGCCGTTGGATTCCTTGTACGTGTCCTATACTGACTAGATGTCTATTTGCAACTTTGTAAGTGAAAATTGTATGTATAACCTAATGATACGTGTACTTGTATTATTAGGTAATTCATCAAAAGCCTAAGAAAACAATGAAAGAAATCACCAACGATTTGTGCCCTGTAAGTGACTTTGAATTCACTTAAATTTCGGCAATCATTAAAGCATATGTTAGTTGTGACTTGTCACATACTTCAAAAACTTTCAGGTCCTTAGCATACAACAGCTAGCTCGAACCAGTACAATGTATTGGGATGACAAATATGGCACCCACACTGTTTCATCAGAGGTAAGCTTGTTATACTTAATATAATTACCGGTTTATTCAAGTTTCATATGTTACTGTGTCAGCAAGTGGTGCTATCTATGTTCCTTTACTACTTCCCATTTCTGTCAGTGAACCAAATTGGTTGTAGGTCATCTCAAGTATGAGAATAATGATGACAGAAGACTCGAACAATGCAGTGAGCAGTTCTTTCTTGTTGGATGATGATTCAAGGTTATTTCGTGTTCCAAGTTCAATACTAATTAGTTTGCTACAGTAGTTTTGTGCCCCTGATCTAACATTGCCCATGATACTTCAAAACACAGCATTCCATTTTCGGTGGATGACATCTCAGAGTCAATGACAGAAATCGAGGTAACGGACGTTGATATGCCACCTTTGATCCGGGAGAATTCTGGGTTTAGCTTCCTACACCAAAGAAAGGACTAAGCGGGTAGTCCTTCCGCTCACGGCTTCCACATTCCTTTCCCCACTCGATCTGTGCACAAATCATGTATATGCTCGTGGCTTTTCTTTCTATCAAATCAAATCTAGTCTGCTCAGGTTATTTGGTagatctgttttatatttttcgttaggtcctgggtttgattgatTGGTTATTTCTTCAGTTTGGCTCCCCTTTTTGTTGGGAGATCAATTTTATATTGCAATGCCAGGGGGGTCGGATGCCCT
The Triticum dicoccoides isolate Atlit2015 ecotype Zavitan chromosome 3A, WEW_v2.0, whole genome shotgun sequence genome window above contains:
- the LOC119268437 gene encoding pentatricopeptide repeat-containing protein At5g12100, mitochondrial-like, with the translated sequence MSRFLLRRFLCSSSSTTPAAGAGFIRELATLLAAGRFYASVDLAKSLLLSSQPPATSVPDLYHALVSTAAASLFDPHPPSFLSDAASALVVASARLGLPDGALRLLSLLADARATLPSLSSCNLLLESLLSLGRHADVRRAFDLLNAAGARPDTFTWNKAIQACVVAGDVDEAVRMLRRMDCEGHGAPAPNAFSYNVVIAGLWRAGRGSDAVEVFDEMGERAVLPSHITYNTMIDGHIKIGDLEAGFRLRDQMLHHGLKPNMITYNVLLSGLCRAGRIGETATVLHEMMSRKMVPDCFTYSILFDGYSRVGDSQAMLSLFEESVKKGVKIGAYTFSILLNGLCNDGKISKAEEVLQTFVNAGQLPTRVIYNTLINGYCQIGELEGAFSTFQQMKSRLVSPDHITYNALINGLGKAERITEAHALVTEMEKNGVSPSVETFNTLIDAYGRDGQLEKCFVLLSDMREKGLKPNVVSYGSIVNTFCKNGKIPEAVAILDDMFHKDVLPGAQVYNAIIDAYIDCDATEQAFTLAEKMKTSGVPPSIVTCNLLIKGLCKQSRISEAEELIHSLRNHGLTPDVVGYNTLISACCYRSNTDRALELQKEMCKCGIKPSSRTYRILLSALGGARRIHEMENLYKEMLDKDVVPCSRIYDIMVEAYVKCGDESKVEALRKDFSEKGTSIDYDTSVT